The window GGGCATGCCTTTAGGGGTACAGGTGACAGCACCAAAGGGAAAAGAGGACTGGCTGCTTCGGCTTGCAGCAGAAATGGAGACATCCTCGATTTGGAAAGGAACAAATCAAATCATACGTTGAAACGACATTTGTCTATGGAGGGAAAGGAGTGTCACACGTGAGTACGAAGGACAGAATCATTCAAACGGCTGCACTTCTTTTACGAAAACAGGGGTATCATGCGACAGGATTGAATCAAATCATTAGAGAGAGCGGCACGCCTAAAGGATCTCTTTATTATTACTTTCCAAACGGAAAAGAAGAGCTAGCCATAGCAGCCGTTGAATATATTAGTCAAAAGGTCATCGATCGAATTGAAGAAAGTTTTGCCTATTCGGATGACCCTTATATCGCCATCGACCGTTTTATGACAAACATCATTCGGGGATTTATGGAGCAAGAAAGTGAAAGAGGGATTCCGATTGTCTTGCTGGCGGCAGAATCCAAGCCAGAACATACGCAGCTTCATGCTGCATGCAAACAAGAAATGATCCGCTGGCAAGAGCTTGTGAAAGAAAAGCTAATGAACAGCGGATATGAAGAAAACAAAGCGGATGAGCTGGCTTCTCTCCTTCATTCAATGGTGATTGGGGGTCTATCGATGACCACAGCACTCAAACAAACGACCCCGTTAGAACACGTAAAGTGTTACCTTAGACACTTATTTATGCGAGAAGAGTAAAATCTCTCGCATATTGTCTATCTATTATATCAATTGGTCTATATAATAAAGATAGTCAATTAGTCATGAGGAGTGATGGGATGTCGGAGCAACCGCAATCAATCAAGCAATCCGAAGATACCTATTTTTATACCGTGTCTGGTTCAGGGAAGCTGTATGGGCTTGAAAATCAGCTTGTTCATGTGCTGGCAGAAGCAAATCAAACGAATCAGCTGTTTGAGCTTGTCTTAATCACAGGTGGGAAAGGGGCTTATTTTCCACTTCATTGTCATGAGCACTTATTTGAAACCATTTTCGTGCTGGAAGGAAAGCTTGAAGTGATACTGGACGGTAAAAAATATATGGTCACAGCCTTCGATTATATTCATATCCCGCCTAAAACGATTCATGGCTACAGAATGCATAGTCACAAAACAAGGTTTATTTCATATACGTTGGGCGGACAAATGACAGATGTCTATCAGCAAATTGGGAAGAGGCTTCAGCAGAACGAATGGCTGATGACTGATCATGCTTTCGATGCAGCC is drawn from Bacillus pumilus and contains these coding sequences:
- a CDS encoding TetR/AcrR family transcriptional regulator translates to MSTKDRIIQTAALLLRKQGYHATGLNQIIRESGTPKGSLYYYFPNGKEELAIAAVEYISQKVIDRIEESFAYSDDPYIAIDRFMTNIIRGFMEQESERGIPIVLLAAESKPEHTQLHAACKQEMIRWQELVKEKLMNSGYEENKADELASLLHSMVIGGLSMTTALKQTTPLEHVKCYLRHLFMREE